A stretch of Sulfitobacter sp. THAF37 DNA encodes these proteins:
- a CDS encoding NAD(P)H-quinone oxidoreductase yields the protein MSQTMTAMEITKPGGPEVLQPVERPVPEPSHGQVVIKVAYAGVNRPDALQRAGKYAPPPTASDLPGLEASGKVVALGEGVTDLAVGDEVCALLPGGGYAEFVATPAAHCLPVPDGMGMKEAACLPETFFTVWSNVFMRGGLKAGEKFLVHGGSSGIGTTAIQLAHAFGARVFATAGTDKKCAACMELGAEAAINYRDMDFVDVLTAEGGADLVLDMVGGDYIPRNLQSLADDGRLVQIAFLQGPKVEVNFATLMTRRLTMTGSTLRPQSDLAKARIAQELREAVWPLLVAGRVAPVMDSTYPLTEAAAAHARMEGSGHIGKIVLEVAP from the coding sequence ATGAGCCAGACAATGACCGCGATGGAGATCACCAAGCCGGGAGGGCCGGAGGTTCTTCAACCCGTCGAACGACCGGTGCCCGAACCTTCCCACGGGCAGGTCGTGATCAAGGTGGCCTATGCCGGGGTCAACCGCCCCGATGCACTGCAGCGGGCCGGGAAATATGCGCCGCCCCCCACCGCCAGCGACCTGCCGGGTCTCGAAGCCTCTGGCAAGGTCGTCGCCCTCGGAGAGGGTGTTACTGATCTTGCCGTGGGTGACGAGGTCTGCGCCCTGCTGCCCGGCGGCGGTTACGCGGAATTCGTCGCCACGCCTGCCGCGCACTGCCTGCCCGTGCCGGACGGCATGGGGATGAAAGAGGCTGCCTGCCTGCCTGAGACCTTCTTTACCGTCTGGTCCAACGTCTTCATGCGGGGCGGTCTCAAGGCCGGAGAGAAGTTCCTGGTGCACGGTGGTTCCTCGGGCATCGGCACGACGGCGATCCAGCTGGCCCATGCGTTCGGCGCGCGGGTCTTTGCCACTGCCGGGACGGACAAGAAATGCGCCGCCTGCATGGAACTGGGCGCCGAGGCGGCGATCAACTACCGCGACATGGATTTCGTCGACGTCCTGACCGCAGAGGGTGGCGCGGATCTGGTTCTCGACATGGTGGGCGGGGATTACATTCCCCGCAACCTGCAGTCCCTGGCGGACGACGGTCGGCTTGTGCAGATCGCGTTTCTGCAGGGGCCCAAGGTCGAGGTGAACTTTGCCACGCTGATGACCCGGCGCCTGACCATGACCGGCTCGACCTTGCGGCCGCAGAGCGATCTGGCCAAAGCGCGAATCGCTCAGGAGCTGCGCGAGGCGGTCTGGCCCCTGCTGGTGGCGGGCCGGGTGGCCCCGGTGATGGACAGCACCTATCCCCTGACCGAAGCCGCCGCAGCCCATGCCCGGATGGAGGGGAGCGGCCACATCGGCAAGATCGTGCTCGAAGTCGCCCCCTGA
- a CDS encoding class I adenylate-forming enzyme family protein, whose translation MTNQDNFIWQEQARLFAGSTQIARPVPTRAAEFEAIAATPAATCLARLGGRLLAGGGFCVSNDSVASGQSVPQDHFLTLTGGSTGRPKMILRSQRSWIASFLQNAAMFGIGAADRVAVPGGLIHSLALYGVLEGLHLGADVHVLDGLSPRAQLGECIDRGVSVLYATPVQLQRLTRAAGGQRLPRLRLILCGGGALQPATRAAVATLAPAAAFYQFYGAAETSFITLGGPTTPEGSVGRAYPGVTLRILDDAGHPSDGVGEVWARSPYLFERYLGAPDAKLQQRDGFVSVGEMGRLDADGWLWLSGRRSRMVQIADQNVHPETVEEFISSLPDIADCAVVPRPDMLRGYRLEAWLEGPKDAVLAEAVQRACRASLGPLVAPRVIHFVPTLPRLASGKIDHAELAHLAEKTR comes from the coding sequence ATGACCAATCAGGACAATTTCATCTGGCAAGAACAGGCCCGCCTCTTTGCCGGAAGCACGCAGATCGCCCGCCCGGTGCCTACCCGCGCGGCAGAGTTCGAGGCGATCGCGGCGACACCGGCAGCGACCTGTCTCGCCCGGCTGGGCGGGCGGCTGCTGGCAGGCGGCGGTTTCTGCGTGAGCAATGACAGCGTCGCCTCAGGACAATCGGTGCCGCAGGACCACTTCCTGACGCTGACCGGCGGCTCGACCGGTCGGCCCAAGATGATCCTGCGCAGTCAACGGTCCTGGATCGCGAGCTTTTTGCAGAACGCGGCAATGTTCGGCATCGGCGCGGCGGACCGCGTGGCGGTGCCCGGTGGCCTTATCCATTCCCTTGCGCTCTACGGTGTGCTGGAGGGGCTTCACCTTGGCGCGGATGTCCATGTGCTGGACGGGCTTTCGCCCCGCGCTCAACTGGGAGAATGCATCGACAGGGGGGTGAGCGTGCTCTACGCGACCCCGGTGCAACTGCAGCGGCTGACGCGGGCGGCGGGCGGGCAGCGCCTGCCCAGGCTGCGGCTGATCCTTTGCGGCGGCGGGGCGTTGCAGCCCGCGACCCGCGCTGCTGTGGCCACGCTCGCCCCGGCTGCGGCATTCTACCAGTTCTACGGGGCGGCGGAGACGAGTTTCATCACACTTGGCGGACCGACGACGCCCGAAGGCTCCGTGGGCAGGGCCTATCCCGGCGTGACGCTGCGCATTCTTGACGATGCCGGGCATCCCTCGGACGGGGTTGGCGAGGTCTGGGCGCGCAGCCCCTATCTGTTCGAGCGTTATCTCGGCGCGCCTGACGCGAAGCTGCAGCAGCGGGACGGCTTCGTCTCGGTCGGCGAGATGGGGCGGCTGGATGCGGACGGCTGGCTCTGGCTCAGCGGGCGCAGATCGCGGATGGTTCAGATCGCAGATCAGAACGTCCACCCAGAGACGGTGGAAGAGTTCATCAGCAGCCTGCCGGACATCGCCGACTGTGCTGTCGTGCCCCGGCCCGACATGCTGCGCGGTTATCGGTTGGAAGCCTGGCTGGAAGGCCCAAAGGACGCTGTGCTGGCGGAGGCGGTACAGCGGGCCTGCCGGGCGTCCCTGGGTCCTCTGGTCGCGCCGCGCGTCATCCACTTTGTCCCCACCCTGCCCCGGCTGGCATCGGGCAAGATCGACCATGCGGAATTGGCCCACCTTGCGGAGAAGACCCGATGA
- a CDS encoding thiolase family protein produces MTVWIAAACRSAVAPRDGALSALSLHDLGAPVIGAALAQAGLSTDQVDELIVSNALGAGGNPARVLALAAGLPERVAGLSLDRQCAGGLDALNLARQMILSGAAEVVVAGGVESYSRRPLRLRTYPDGRAPAPYDQAAFTPWPDRDPDMTEAAHALGVALGIDRAAQDDWAMRSHALARAHVPEDDEIVPLAGLRADAFTRDLRPALCRRAKVLCGDITTANTAVAADGAAFVVVVSDRLARRLTTPCLALRAGVTLGGTPDLPGLAPVAAIRQVLAAEGLAPADLRAAEVMEAYAVQAVACVREAGLDPDIVNRGGGALARGHPVGASGAINAVRLFHTLRKQGGTGLAAIAAAGGIGTALVLSA; encoded by the coding sequence ATGACCGTGTGGATCGCCGCCGCCTGCCGCAGTGCCGTGGCCCCGCGCGACGGGGCGCTGTCCGCGCTTTCGCTGCACGACCTGGGCGCGCCCGTGATCGGCGCGGCGCTGGCCCAGGCCGGACTTTCGACTGATCAGGTGGACGAGCTGATCGTCAGCAACGCACTGGGGGCGGGCGGCAACCCGGCCCGGGTGCTGGCCCTGGCGGCGGGCCTGCCGGAACGGGTGGCGGGGCTGAGCCTTGACCGTCAATGCGCGGGCGGTCTCGACGCGCTGAACCTTGCCCGGCAGATGATCCTGTCCGGCGCGGCTGAGGTGGTGGTGGCGGGCGGCGTCGAAAGCTATTCGCGCCGCCCTCTGCGGTTGCGCACCTATCCGGACGGGCGTGCGCCAGCACCTTACGACCAGGCCGCCTTCACCCCCTGGCCGGATCGCGATCCCGACATGACCGAGGCGGCGCATGCGCTTGGCGTGGCGTTGGGGATCGACCGTGCGGCGCAGGACGACTGGGCCATGCGAAGCCACGCATTGGCCCGCGCCCATGTTCCGGAAGATGACGAGATCGTCCCGCTTGCCGGTCTGCGCGCCGACGCTTTCACACGCGATCTGCGGCCCGCCCTCTGCCGCCGCGCCAAAGTGCTTTGCGGTGACATCACCACCGCCAATACCGCTGTTGCGGCAGATGGGGCAGCCTTTGTTGTCGTAGTGTCCGACCGATTGGCGCGGCGGCTGACCACGCCCTGTCTCGCGTTGCGCGCAGGGGTGACATTGGGCGGCACCCCCGACCTGCCCGGCCTCGCCCCGGTGGCGGCGATCCGGCAGGTGCTGGCGGCAGAAGGGCTTGCGCCCGCCGATCTGCGCGCCGCCGAGGTGATGGAAGCCTACGCGGTTCAGGCGGTGGCCTGCGTCCGTGAAGCGGGCCTTGATCCGGACATCGTGAACCGCGGCGGCGGGGCGTTGGCGCGGGGGCACCCGGTGGGGGCCTCCGGCGCGATCAACGCCGTGCGGCTGTTTCACACGCTACGCAAGCAGGGTGGCACCGGGCTTGCCGCCATTGCCGCTGCTGGCGGGATCGGAACCGCGCTGGTCCTATCCGCGTGA